Within Vigna unguiculata cultivar IT97K-499-35 chromosome 2, ASM411807v1, whole genome shotgun sequence, the genomic segment GTTGGATGGTAGGATATTTATATCACCtactcataattttattttatttttttgtgtggaTAACTATGTATATCTGGACCAATGCTCATTTActgagtttttaatttttattttttacaaatatttcattgaattttaattggtttgtcatccctaattaaAAAAGACTAAACAAATTAAGACTTTGTGCATGATGGATGGACCACTAAGGTGTGGTACTATCAAGTAAAGAGTGAAAGGGAGAGAATAAGACAATtgtgaataaaatcaaattcacaattcatattattataatgtattGATTTTGATTGGTGCTGAGCCCAGCAGATATTGGGCTTGGGCGTCTACCATTCGGTCTGTTCTTATTTGCACCCCCTCGTTGCTGTTCAAACCCACAATGCAAGAATTCCTATGATAGTAACAGAAACGCATGGAATTGTTGGCATTGAAAGTCAAGAACAATGAAGCAAATTATTAGTAAGaggaattttattatttactaggATAGTGATTgtttaaattactattttagCATAAATGACTcgaaatgataaataaaattaactagaAAGTAAAATAAACCATAGAATTCAAGAAATAACAACCAAATAGGCAGTGAAATGATAATAATTAGACAAAATAGTGAATAAAATTACCCTTATAATTTTACTAAGTTTCCTAAAAGTCATAATAAGCATTATTATGAAGTTTAACATAGTGGTTATGCTTGTTGGGTCATTTCTTTTTGCACCCTCAAAGTTTTCAAGTACACCTGATAGTggttaaaatatcaaattgtccCCTTGTCAATGCCGCTGCGACCATACTTTTGTCCTTGCCGCTACACTTGTTTATGTGTTGTGTTATAAATTGACGTTTgttttaaagaaagaaaaaaaaacttgtaatatGCAAGAAATTTTCAGATATCATTCAGAGAAAAAAGTGTCAAATTGAACGATCTGAAagtaaaaaatgacaaaatttagAAGGTTTTTTTCatgcaaataattttttaattacacatttaaaaaaGAAGTTTAGATTACATCatctgaaaattaaaaatgacttgcaaattgtaaaataaaataaaaaatgtgccaaaaattatttttgggttATGTAATTTAGAAGTCCTTTTTTAGGCTAAATgcaaatttgtatatttatgaAGGTGTAGAAAGAAAGTATGGGAGTGGAAAAAGAAATTCCCTTGCTTTTAATCTAATTGCCCTTCATTTCGATCCAAGTGATATGAAGCCCATtaaagttgataaaaaaaatgggttaacCATGGTGGTTTAGATGGTTTGGTTTATCGTTTATGTGATTAACAGCAGTTTAagttaaagttaataattatacGGTACACTATATGCTTAATGGGAGTGAATTAATggcaattaatgttaatattgtGGTCTAGTGATAATTAAAACCCTAAGGTAGCGGGACTTATAATAGGTTAGGTTATCACTTTAATTTGATTGATTAgggtaactttttttttctcacaagAATCGTTTTAAGTTaacaataaattcataatttacaTTTGATAATCTTTTTTACTTAATATTAATAAGGATTCTCATATTTTAACTTACTTTATTTTTTGACTCATTTTTAACCCATCATCTTAATCATTATTAGATCATCACACCACgtcactataaaaataaaaaatataatctaatagaaatgagtaaaaaaaaatagattaaaatattattttcttaataataaatatgagaTGTTATGGTTAATATATAtggaaaaagtaaatttttttttttttttacctgcGTGAATGAGTGAATGTCTTGTCGAATCCAAAATGAAAGAGAAGCAGAGTAGTTGAGATTCGTTCTGAGACAGAGTTTCGTTTTCACGTTGATGTTCAACTCAATAGAGAGGGATGAAATTAAGAGTTGACCTTTCATTGCCATAATAAGAGACTCAAATTGGAAGATGCAAATCtgactctctctttctctgtgATTTGTTCTTTCCATTGATGGCGTGTGAGGAAGTGCTTCATTCGAGGCCTCTGTTCCTCACGATCTACACCGTTGTCATCATTGGCATCGTTTTTTCCTCACTCTACGTCTTCTCCGCTATTCGCTACCCCTCCACCAACCCCTCTTCTTGGTCGCTTTCAAGTACCCTTCACTTAACTCTATGCTTTTTTTCACACTCTTATTTATACTCATTTTCTCGTAAAATTCACACCTTTTTTCTTACTTCTTTGAATGTGACATACCCTTTGGTCAGTTTTAAATCTGTTGTTAATCTTCCTTAGTTGGAGATATATAATGTTTGAGTAATTGACATTGCTTCCACTTTTGCGTCCTTTAATGCACTGTAATGTGTTAGGGGGGCCTTTTGTATGTGACACTTGAAATACATTGAGcttctttttgtgttttcctttttgaccctttatttatttcatatgtgGGTGTGATTCAAATTCAAACCTTGAACTGTGCATGTTTTTCAGATGCGGATGTTCGTCTTGCAGAACAAACGCTCAACGGTTCTCGGTTGCCAACCGGATATGCTGTGCCTTCGGTTCCTCCGGAGGCACGAAATGTGAGGACAAGACCTATTTTGGATGTTCCTCCACGCAATAAAGAGATGCCACCTTTTCAGGCTTTCAGATTGACCAAAGAATTGATTCAGAAAAGGGTGAAAGATAACATTATAATAGTGACCTTTGGTAACTATGCCTTCATGGACTTTATTCTGACCTGGGTTCAACAGTTGAATGATCTGGAAGTTTCTAATTATCTTGTGGGTGAGTGTTTCAATTTAAGGCTTCTAACTTTCACTATCATGAGTTTTGGTATCGCCCTTGATAGAGATGCATATCCAGTATTGTGTACTGTTGACCAGAGTTTGTAAAAGGGGTTTGAAATTTACCTTTTAGGTGCAATGGACAACAAGTTGTTGGAGGCGCTTTATTGGAAAGGGATACCAGTTTTTGACATGGGTAGCCATATGAGTACAGAAGATGTTGGCTGGGGGTCTCCAACATTTCATAAAATGGGGAGAGAAAAAGTTATTCTGATCAACTTGATCCTGCCTCTCGGTTACGAGCTGTTGATGTGTGACACTGACATGGTTTGGTTGAAGGTGCTTTTCTCTATTTCTCAATACATGTTCAGTTTTAACATTTAAGGGTGTGATTCATATGCTAGCTGTGCTTATTATGAATCATCCAAATTTTAGTAGTAGCTGCAAAATGTGTACGATTACAGCATTTCatcttcttatttatttatttattttatcaatgtattattagtttcttttccaGCTTGTTAATTCTCTTTTCCTATCCGGTGtcctttctttattttgtttacacTTCTTTGTGTGCAATTATTGTGGGACTTCTTATCTGTTATGTTCAATATACATAATCATCTTTTAAGGAAATCGCCTACCACATTATGTAATTGTTCttagatatattttattcttaaaactTATATGCAATTATGTGATCATGGAGCAGAACCCACTTCCATATCTCGCCCGTTATCCTGGAGCAGATGTTTTAACATCCAGTGATCAAGTTGTTCCAACAGTGGTTGATGATAGTCTGGAAATTTGGCAAGAAGgtgaatatttttgtaaaatataaggAGCAGAACTTACTGCTTTGATTTTTACTGTTCCCATATTGGTGTTTGGTAGTAGTTCTTCACTTCCGACAATTTTGAGTTATATTGAACTTTACTGCAAGTCAAAATCAAATGACATATACGGTTTGAAAATGTTTCTTATATGAATGATGGAGAACCTTTTATACAAATTCCATTTCTGgcattatttttgtgtttcttATCAGTTGTTTGCTATGGCTTAAGATTAGAAGCCAGCAAAAAATACTATCCAACATGCAAACTTGGTCTAAGACTCtgaaacttttattatattatgtgtCTTGTCTCTATTTAGGAACAAAAGATAATCTTATTGAAGTTAGTGCACATTCTTTGgcatatcaaattaaaaataccaCACATTGAAGTTATTTTCTACCTGATTTTTGCTTTGAATCTAAATGCTCTTTTTCACTTATTTAACCTCTTGGTACCTAAttctatttcatttattatcacACTTTATTAGCTTTAATGGAACAGATATGATTGTATCTATCACCTTGTGTAGTTGGTGCTGCCTACAACATAGGAATTTTCCATTGGAGACCTACCGAGTCTGCAATAAAATTAGCAAAGGAATGGAAAGAACTGCTCCTAGCTGATGACAAGATATGGGATCAGAATGGTTTCAATGATCTTGTTCACAGGCAGTTAGGACCGTCAGTTGATGAGGACAGTGGACTTGTTTATGCTTATGATGGAACTCTAAAGCTAGGAATTTTGCCTTCAAGCATCTTTTGTAGTGGACATACATATTTTGTCCAGGTAGGatctaatttcattttcaagttccttctttttgaattatatatgttatatactTTATGTCTTAGTGAACCTTAGGGAAACAAACTATGTCAGTTGTTCCTAAGAATGTACTTGCATTCATTATTGTAGGCTATGTATCAGCAACTCAGATTGGAGCCATATGCAGTGCACACAACATTTCAATATGCAGGCACTGAAGGAAAACGCCACCGACTTCGAGAAGCCATGCTTTTCCGTGACCCACCAGAATACTATAATCCTTCTGGTAATTAGTTATTTCTCCCTCAATTTTGGTTAGCATATATTTGCTTTGTATTCTTGCTGAAAACCCATAATTGGTACTTAATGTTTCAAtgcattattttcattatttgcaTGTGGTTGATATATTGACTCCCCCATGAGGAACCTTTGCAGGGGGGTTCTTGTCATTCAAGCCATCTATTCCAAAAAGCTTGTTGCTAAGTGGGAACCATACCATCGAATCGCATTTTACACTTGTTAATTACCAAGTATGCATGTATCGACCTGATCCTTTTCACTTCTGCATTTTTAATGGAAATTGTGATGTTGCATCTCCTCATTTAAGTTGTACATGAACTTGTCCAGATAAAACAGATCAGAACAGCACTTGCTATTGCTTCGCTTTTGAACAGAACACTGGTGAGAACTATTTTCTGGTATCATAAAATGCTTATGTTATTACACTTTGAATTGAAAATGTCTCATATCATCACTCTCAAGCACTGTTAAGTAACTTACAAGTTCTGCAAGTTATCAACCATTAGCAATTACATGAAAGTTGCAGTGAACTTGTACTTTTTTGGCACAATATTTACTCATTAAGCTTGTTTGGCATTTTTGACATGCAGATAGttcacaatttaataaaaatcctTAATGTTAGTgctaaactatagaaggaaagAGAATGACATTGAGCTGAAAGTGTGTTTTTGAGACAACAACTGGTACTTTGTTTATATTAAGCAGTCCTATCATCCAACATAAAAAGAttgtaataacttttttatggCATAACATGTTGCCATGGTTGATAAATGTGGTCAACACTTATTCCTAGAGCATTTGATACAGCTGGTATGGGGTTTCTTAATGATTATGATTAATGATTTCTCTTTTGCGGTGTATTTTCACTTcagaaatta encodes:
- the LOC114173877 gene encoding arabinosyltransferase XEG113-like produces the protein MACEEVLHSRPLFLTIYTVVIIGIVFSSLYVFSAIRYPSTNPSSWSLSNADVRLAEQTLNGSRLPTGYAVPSVPPEARNVRTRPILDVPPRNKEMPPFQAFRLTKELIQKRVKDNIIIVTFGNYAFMDFILTWVQQLNDLEVSNYLVGAMDNKLLEALYWKGIPVFDMGSHMSTEDVGWGSPTFHKMGREKVILINLILPLGYELLMCDTDMVWLKNPLPYLARYPGADVLTSSDQVVPTVVDDSLEIWQEVGAAYNIGIFHWRPTESAIKLAKEWKELLLADDKIWDQNGFNDLVHRQLGPSVDEDSGLVYAYDGTLKLGILPSSIFCSGHTYFVQAMYQQLRLEPYAVHTTFQYAGTEGKRHRLREAMLFRDPPEYYNPSGGFLSFKPSIPKSLLLSGNHTIESHFTLVNYQIKQIRTALAIASLLNRTLVVPPLWCRVDRLWFPHPGVLEGSMTRQPFLCPLDHVFEVNVMLKQLPEEEFGPGIDIREYSLLDNPSLPSEVKKSWLDVQLCKEGAQDCFASNNATVGGILKFPRHSNEETYMKVFSSFKDVKVIQFSSMQDAFTGFSDKKREDKFRNRVKRYVGIWCCVLDHTPGHIYYDMYWDEKPEWKPLPPQTSADDHPPW